The nucleotide window ATATAGTGATTATACTTCCCCGCAAAAGGCAAAAAAGCGATTATACTAAAAGCAATTATACTAGTTGAACTCTAAATTAAATCGGTGGGAGGAAGATCAATTGGGTAATGGCATGACAAAATCAACTGTGATGCCCGAGAGTTTTAAAATACTCACTCCGCaaacaaatataagatgttttagaACACTAATATTTTTAGTACAGTAGAGTAATCATCATTGAACTTTATTCTGCGGGGTAATTATTATTGAACTTTTATTTATAGTAGTTTCATGTTGTGTGCATCCCACGACACCAACGGAGTGCTTCCAAGTCACCTAACAACAGCATGATTAGCTTGACGTTTTTAGCCAGACAAAGTGCAGCACCATATTATATATACTGTGCTGAGCCCAAAGTAGCACTCGGCGAGCAGAGAGCACCTTTCAATGGCATACAAGAGCGGATTAAGAGCATAATTGATTTGCTACCAATATTTGACTTGCCAAATGTTGGCACTGTCAACTATTGGCAATACCAAGACTTGCCAACTATTGGCAACTTTATGTGAGAGAGGCAAAATAACTCGTAGCCAACCAAGTAGTTGCCAATATTTAGCACAATGCCAATCATTGGCATGCCAATTTTTAGCAGCAAACCAATTATGCTCTAAATCCTACTAAGGAAAACTGCCCCCGCGTCGTCCGGACGGGCGACACGGGAGGCAATCGCGATCTAAAATTTCTGGTCCTCCCGATCCGATTTTCCTCTCCTCGCCGCTGCCGGATGCTGCTGCCGAGCAAAGCCTGAGCAGCCATGGTGGCGGCGAGGATCCGGGTGGTTCCATGGAGGCCATCCTCGGCAGCGACGGCGGCAAGAAGGGTAGATGCATGAATAATCAGCAGCTGCATGATGGCGGAATAAAAAGCAGTAACAACGGTGAGCGGCGCTTTGTGCTCAGCTGCGGCCATACGCAATCACGCAATAGCTGATGGTAGCAGCGTGATGGCGATCTGGAAACAACGGTGGCGGCGCATTGCACTCACCCGCGCGATCGTCCAAAGCAGGTTGCAGCATCAGCGAGGTATCCGACACTGTGTGTCATGGCATAACAGTGGCAAAGCATGGCCAGACGGGGAACGAAGCGGCGCCGAGCCGTGAAGCGTGCTGCTGCGGGCGGGCGTCCTCGTGGCTGCGTGGGTGTGTGGTGCCGATGGCGCCGGGGCTCCCTCATGCTGGGCTCGGGTGCTGTTGCGCGGACGTCTGTGTGGGAGCCGATCATGGTTCCGGGCCAGATCCGGCCGGATTTGGCGCAGGGCCAGCATGCATCGGGCTCTCTGCTCGGAGATGGACTGTGGTGGTGAGGAGCTGGACTTTCGCGCGGGCGTTGACCGGCCGGCAACGCTACGGTCCACAAATGGTGGTGGTGATCTAAGATCCGGTCGGCCAAGTGGGGGTGATTGCAGAGTGTGCTTTGTGACCTTCTACGGCTCCACAATTGCGTGGTCACCAAAGATCTTTGGGTGTGTTTATCTCTTAAGATCGAATGGTTGATTTCGATAGTGAGATGCAAATTATGGACGACAACTTGACGCAGAGGAATGGTTGCGCGGCGACGACGACATTGTATGTAGCTGCTGGGATCGTGGAAAAGTGGTGGCGACAATACTCAAGTGACTTCGATGGTGGTGCTACTCGAGCACCTGGTCTTGAGCTTCGGGGTGAAAGCCTAGGTCTGACCTGGCAATGGCGATGTTTATTTTACGtcgttaccttgttgaaggcattgttCGGATATGCTCGGATTGAttcttcagggtgaaaacctagATTCTGGCCTTGGTGGTTGGATCCAGTGACGGCGATGCTTGAGTATCGCTCCCTTCCTGAAGGCGTTGCTGTTGAAGAATCTCGTCGTCCATGTGGTATCATGAGATGGTTGGTGCGGATATGGTTATTGTTGTAGTTATTGTTGTAGTTTGCCGATCACAGATCTGATTgctttgtttttttttcttcctcGCCTACGCATAGCTTGGGtcttatatgactttgctatttgtCGGTGTGTTTTTGCGTGTGTTGgtgttggctgtgtgcatccCAGAGGCCGGGTGTGTGTTCTTTGGGTTTGTATCCTCTCGATGCTCCATGCTGAGCCAATAAAATACACCCTTTGTCGAAAAAAATGGCATACAAGACAATCCACAAACAAAATTAAGAAATTGGTTCAAACGCTCATGGCTTTCTCCCCATGACCACTCGACAACAGTACTAGCTCCGTACATTAATATAAGACGTTGTTCGCAGTTCAATTACATTAGTTTATAGAGAGAGTAGCATATATTATCTCCCTCACATACATCACCATTCTGCATTTTTTATTTCAGTTCACCCCACAGTAAAATGTGAAAATAAAAAACAATGCTGCAAAAATCAAATCACCAGGAATGGAAAAACAACCGGAGCAAGCAAGCAAGCACCCCCAACTGCCATGCCATCGGAGGGTTCTGGCAGGTGGGTCCCACGGGCTCCTCCTCATGTAGTCTTGCACCATATGCGAACGCAGCGAGCACTCCCACTCCGATGACTGACCCCTATAAATCGGCCACCAACAGTCCAAAACTTTGCTTTCCATCGCCATCTCGCTCCGCTCTGCTCGCCCCTTCCACCTCCCCAAACAACACCCCTCCCACCTCACCaagcgcgctgctgctgctgctgctgctgcggtGGTTTGgctgcttcctcctcctccacctcttccCCCTCGTCGTCTTCTACCTTTGCCCGCGTCGGTTGCTTGCTGCGGTGTGGCTGAGCTGAGCGTACGGGCAGGCAGGGCTTGCTTGCTCGCTTGGGCACCCGGAGTGTCGCTGTCCGCCTCTGCCTTTCCTTTCCCACTCTCTGTTTTGTGTCCTTGCTCTCCTTTGGCCTTTTGCTTTCCCAACCTCTCCCTTCCCGGCCTCAATAATGACGGAGGCGCCGCGGCGGGTTCGTTCCTGAAGGCCTTCTCCCCCCGTCCCGTCTCGTCTCCGCCGGCGTGCCAGAATCCAAATCCACCTGCAGTTTTTTCCTCTCTTGTTCCCGGAGTAATTTCGGTTCTTGGTTGTTTGGGGCGGCTCTAGCTTTCCCTTCTGTTGTGTTCAGGTGGTGTTGGTGTCGACCGCTCGGGGAAAGCTCCCTTTCTTCTTGCTCTTAAGCTTCTCAGAGTTGGCTCGGTTGTGCCCAGCTAGGCCTCGTTCTTGCTGGGGATTGGGTCTATTGGGAAGTTTTGTCCTTAGGGTTTGGTAGGAGGTGCTAGTTCACAAGCTGTTGTCAAGTTGCTCTGAATTGGCGCGAATTGGGATGCTCTTGGACGCCATGATGATGGAGGCCAGGAAGGGGATGATGGAGAGGGAAAGGGAGAGGGACCAGTTCCCCGTCGGCATGCGGGTCCTcgccgtcgacgacgaccccGTCTGCCTCAAGGTTCTCGAGGTCCTCCTACGCCGCTGCCAGTACCATGGTCAGTGCCTGCTTGCACTTCATTATAAGAAACTTCATTCTGTTGTCACTTGTTAGTCATGTCACCTGCAGCTAGTCAATTGTGGTTTCACTTATCAGTCATCTGATGCTGTTCCAGCGAGTTTGCTCTGCTATCTGCACTGTACTAATTACTCTTGCTTCAATGCTTCTGAAGCTGCAAGAGTTTTCACATGCAGAGTAGTATAAAACAATCTGCCATGTTCTGAAATGCATATCACAGACATAAATTTTAACACTCTTGCAATGCGATGCGAtatatatttttttcttttcgaGAATGATAGTTATTATGCATCCTCTTCTTTCAAGTTTCAACAACAACTGTAAACTGATATAAGAGCCCCTGCTTGCTGTCTCTTGAACAGTAACAACCACCAACCAGGCTGCCACTGCACTGAGGCTGTTAAGGGAGAACAAGGACATGTTTGACCTGGTCATCAGCGACGTCCACATGCCCGACATGGACGGCTTCAAGCTCCTCGAGCTCGTGGGGCTCGAAATGGACCTCCCTGTCATCAGTAAGCTCGCAACTTCCTTCATTGATTTTTTTGGGCACTTTGTTGTTGAGTCATGCTCTCATGCTGCTTTCAGTCACTGTGTTGAAATATGGATGTTAATGAGATACTTACCATTCAATTGTGTAGTGTTATCGGTGAACGGGGAGACGAAATCCGTGCTCAAGGGGATAACCCATGGCGCCTGCGATTACCTCCTGAAGCCGGTCCGGATCGAAGAGCTCAGGAACGTGTGGCAGCACGTCGTCAGGAGGAAGTTCAGCAACCGCGAGCCGAACAGTAACCTTGATCTCTGCAAGGAGATCAGCAAGCCGCCGAGCGCCGACTCGTACCACCGGCTCGGCCAGGCGACGTGTGACAGCCACAGGTCGTGTGACCAGAGCAACAGGGccggcaagaagaggaaggagccGCAcagcgaggaggaagacgaaggCGAGGACAACGACGACGCCGCGGGGTCGAAGAGGCCGAGGGTGGTGTGGTCAGTGGAGCTGCACCGGAAGTTCGTCGCCGCCGTCAACCAGCTCGGGATCGACAgtaagaaagaaaaaaaacacctCCCCACGTTGCCTTTTGCTTTATGTTAAATGTTCTTGCAGGCTACAGCATACCCATTTATGCTCGTGTCCTTTCTCTTGCTGCTGTTTGCAGAGGCTGTGCCCAAAAGAATACTCGAGCTTATGAACGTGGAGAAGCTCACCAGGGAAAATGTTGCGAGCCATCTGCAGGTATAGCGACATGGCATTTACTTCCATCGTCACCTTTACCTGTGTTATCTCTTTCATTGGTCACAGGAAGAAAAACTTTTACAGAACTTTTGGTAAAATTATCTGCAAATGGCCTTATTTTCCTGTGTCGAATTAAGAGGGCCAACTTATAACAGAGTCCTTATCCCCTTACTGTATTTGGTATCGACACACCTATTAGTTGCAGAGCAGAGCTTAATTTGATATCATGGTGTTGCAGAGCAGAACTCTTTCAACAAATAAGTTAACATGTTCCTGGTGTTCGTGCAAAATGAGTTAAGTAGTTTAATTTTGCGGCTACATAGTTTCACCTTCACATTTCTTCCTTTTTCTTGACAAGTTGAATATGTTCAGTTGGTCTGAAAACAAAGAAACATTCAGTTCAGTTATACTGAATCTTTCAGAAAACCTGAAGGAGATATCTAATACAAATATCTGATTATTCCCCCAACCATGTAGGCTAGTAGATTATATCTAACTACACAGGTATAAAATGCTCAAATTAGTATGTACTGTTGTACAGGTTTAATGCAGAGTAATTAGGTAATACTGCTGTACAAGTTTACTACAGTATTTTGGCATGCACTGCTGTACAAGTTAATGTTGTATTTTGGTATGTACTGCTGTACATGTTTAATGTGGTGTTTTGGTATGTACTGCTGACTTTATTGTAGTATTTTGGCTACATTGTTTCACTTCTGTAAAACTGCTAGAAGGAAGACACTGACACCACCCTGTCCAGATTACAGCACTACATATGTAGACTGAAATATTTTTTAGAGAAATGCAAAAGCTTTGCATGTCAATGAATCCACAAATAGAAAATTTATTAACAAGCCTACATTAAAAGGTTAAGAAAATCCATCAGCCTTTTCTATATCCTGGAGTGCTTTTATGTACCAGTTTAGCAAGAATCTCCATGCCAAACCAGGAAGCAGTTATCTTAAGACTGCATATCTCATGTTTCAGAATTCTGATGATTACATAAGTTCCTCCATGTCTAATCAGGTTACTTTGTATGCCAATGCAGAAGTACAGGCTATACCTCAGACGGCTAAGTGCCGTGGCATCACAGCAAGCCAGCATTGCTGCTGCTTTTGGAGGCAGAGACCCCTTCTTGCACATGGGAGCATTTGAAGGACTTCATAGTTATCATCAACCCTTTGCCCCTTCTGCTGCTCTTCCATCTTTCAATCCACATGGACTGCTGAGTAGTGCTGGTGCAGCAGCATTTGGGCTTCAGGACCTTGCTTCTCCCAAGGCAAACCAGTGTTCTAGCAGCAACGGCGCAGTAAGTCATTGCGCCGGCGATACCGATAAGTTCCACATTGTGAGCTTACAAGACAACCAACAGGCAGATTTATCGCAAGGCTTGACCTCATCGTCGCTTGGGCAGCCTCAGCTCCAGCAGAAGTGGATCCATCAAGAAACCAATGACCTGTGCTCTGTCTTTTCCGGGGGTGCTCTGGCTAACACTATGTCTGGCACACTCCAAAGAGTTACAAGCAGTTCATTGCCACCAGAAGATCTTTTGGAATGCACTACACACATCAAAGTTGGAGCCCATCCATCAATAGGAATACCAACTGCAAGTTCAGGGCTGCTTGAAAGGTCTGTCGGAGTTTCCGCCGATTTCCGGGATTCTTGTATATCTCAGCGGTGTGCTCTTCCAATCAGTGATGGGTTTTCTGTTGACAAGTTACCGTTGCACATCCCGTTCGATCGAGTTGGCGCGACAAAACTTGACGCTAGCTTTGTGGCTGGAGAACATGAGATGGACCAAAAGGGGATATTTTCGGAAAGAATGGGTGTTAGTGTTTGTCCTTCTGAGAGCCTTATAGTAGCCAGCAATGCCAAATGTAGAGCTAGTTCCTCTGGCAGTACAATTCTGCCCCTTCCTCATGATACCGAAAGACATTCAAAATACCTCGAGTTTGGGGCTGCAAGCAACTCCAGACATAGAATGGATGGAATGAGACAAGACCATAGACTGAACAATGATGGTTTTAGCTATGATGGTGGTGCCATTGTTCCTGAGCAGACCGATATGTATGATTTGGGAGTTCCAAAGCTGCAGGGTGGGTTCAATTCCAGCAGCTGCAACTTTGATGGTCTTCTCAATTCTATAATAAAAGTGGTAAGAACCTCAGTTATGCTTGACTTTACTCTTCCCCCCTCAAAATTTCACTATTTCGGATAGGCATATTTCCTTTCAAATCGTTTGCACTGATCGAAGCTAAGTAAACCCTATGTTCCTAGATTTTCAATGGTGTTTCTTCTGAACCCTTTTTCTGATTTCAACGCAGGAGAACGACGAAGTGCCATTCAATGAAAATGACCTCGGGTGTGAACTTTTCCCACTTGGTGCGTGCATATGAGAGATAGTACTAGTATTTAGGCAAGTCCACTGCAGACCTAGAGGAGACTGTACAGTTATTCCTATGGGTATTTATCAGCTATGCTTGTGTACACTACTAGATATACAAGGTAGCTAGCCAGGGATTTCATAGCTTGTAGGAATCTGTACTTTCTTTCTCCAGAGAATGGGCAATGGAAGCAAATATATGGCGTCTAATCACATGCTCTGAAAACACAaacagtttgtctaattcacgtCTAGATGTTTTTTAATGATGTCACATCTAACCTTCTAAAAATAACTACACAGCAACAAGAAATAAAAAAAAAGCCGGGACaaaaaaaatagaccacaaacaTAGTGCTTATCAGGttagatgtgacataactatgtcacatctagatgtgtgcTAGACAGACCCAAACACAAACTCCGGAAAAAAAAGAACTCTGAAAACACCAACTCTGGAACTCAAAACTTAACCATAATTGTTTCTGGAAATTCAAAATTGACAATACATTGTCCAAGAGTAATTCTGGAAATAAACCTGACCTGATCTTGATACAACAACAAAGTTCAGCTGCTGCTGCTAAATGCTACAAACTACGATAATGCCCCTGGTCGCATGATCAAAACTCGAGATGTAGGCGGGTTTTCAGTGACTAGGATGACAACTGCATTCGCTGGCTGAAAAACCACCTACACCTATCTTGATATTTGATCATGTGACCGGGGAACAGGGAACAGGGAACGAAGAATCTCCGCGATCAGTTATTAACTTGGTTGCAGAGGTCAAGAACAATCTGTGCGATTGTCGGCTTGGGTATTGGCTTGGTCAGGTGAAGATCCATCCCTGCCTCCATGGACTCCTGCAGCCCCTCCTCCGCGGAATGAGCGGTGAGCGCGATGATCGGGGTGCGGATGCCGTAGCGGCTTTCTTCCTCCCGGATGCGCCTCGTCGCATCATACCCATTCATCACTGGCATCTGAAACAAAGAAGATCGAATTGTCAGCAACGTCAGATTAAATCATCTTCAGGAACAAGAGAGATGGGGCTGATGTGCTTGGCACGTTGTTTGCTGGAGAAATGTACCTGGCAATCCATGAAGATGACGTCGTAGGGCATGGCCACTGTGTCCACATGGCTCTCTGAGACGCCATTTGCGCTCTCAAGAGCCTTTGTAAACATGGCCACGGCCATGGCGCCATCCGTGGCGACCTCCACGGTTGCCCCGTAATTGGTCAGTATCTGCTTCTGGACTACCTGCAGCAGCGTGGTGTCGTCCACCAGCAGCATGCGCATCCCCTCCAGCGGCTTGCCCTCTCCAGCATTGGCCGCTCCCTGGGGCGCCGGCGTCGGCGCTGCCGGCGTGATTTCAGACGCCTCCGCCGCGGGCGTGATTTCAGAAGACGCCTCCGCCGCGGGCGTGATCTCAGACGCCTCAGCCGCAGAGGTCTCATCAGCAGCCGGCAGTTCTTTCATGGCTGTACCGAgctgctgcggctgctgctgcGTAAACGGGTTGGCATGGAGGTCTCTCATGACCTGGAGTAGCTTGTGCAGCCGGGAGCCGTGGATGGGCTTGCGCAGGTTGAGGTCGATGCTCGCCGCCTCACTGAACCTCCTCAGATCCTCGGAGGGGGTCTTGAGGTCCGTCAGGCAGACGATCCTGCACGGCGCCTGCTGCTTGATCCTCGCCAAGCTGGCCGCCTCGGGGGCGACCTCGTCGAGCCTCCCGCCGGAGACGTCGACGATGACGAGCAGGCCGAAGAGGTGGAGGTGCCCGCCGTGGCTGCCGGCCATGCCGCTGCTGTTCCGCAGGTGGCTGACCATCTCCTTGGAGCTGAAGCACCGGTCCGTCGTAATGTTGGAGTCGCCGCTGCCGACGCCATGCAGCGACGACGTCGACGCCGACCTCAACGGCGAGGCGCCGGCGGCGGAGCGCGCCTTCTCGAGGGTCGGGACGAGGAACTCGGGGCGCGTGACGGGCCAGACCTTCATCCCGAGGCTCTCCATCCACGTGTACAGGATCCGGCGGGTCTCGTCGCCGTGGGCGAGGAGGACGCAGTGCCCGCCCTTGAAGCAGGCGGGCTCCCTGAACACCGACGGCGGCGTCCTCCCTTGCTCGAGGTCCTCTTCCACCTCCGACGCCTCGCTGACCTTGAGGAAGATGTTGAAGCCGAAGCACGTCCCCGCTTCTCCTGGCTCCTTGTCCTTGATGCTAATTTCTCCTCCCATCAGACGAACCTATGTTTACATCAACAACAACAGAACAAAACTATAAGTAAACAAGAAAAAACGAAAACATTAGTGAAAAATATAATTTTCTTTTCCAAACAAACAAACACGAACACACACACATCCTACCCATGAAGAATACAGTTACGGCTAGTTAACGTTGATGCACTTGACAAgattttaacatggatgaaaaaAGATGAGATCACTTACAAAGGATTGCACAATTCCAAGTCCGAGCCCGGTGCCACCATGCCCTTCCTTCACTTGAACGTAGTTCTCAAACACAGACTCCCTCTTTTCCTGGGGTATGCCCACACCAGTGTCAACCACCTCGAAGTAGAACTCGACCGAATTGGGATCATTTTGTAATGACATTCGGCTATTTTGTTCCGAACGGTTCTCCTTCCTTCCAAGCAGCCGCCGAAAGATCCCACCCGTGCGGCGACGGAGGGTGAACCTCGATGGGGTGCTGATTATGGAGCTCCTCATGATGGGACGGTTGGCCCATGCTCGAAGCATGACGTGGCCGTCGTGTGTGAACTTGATGGCGTTGCCGAGTAGGTTGTCAAGGATTTGTTTGATACGCTTGCAGTCGCCCATGGTGGCGGTGCACCGGAGCACGGAGAAATCACAAGGGTCCCAGATCACTTCGACGCCTCTTGACATGCCGACGACGTTGGCCAGGTCCATGGATTCCTCAAGGACGTCTGCCATCCTGAACTCCACCTCCTCTAGCTGCATCTTCCCGGACTCCACCTTGCCCATGTCCAGTATCGTGTTAAGTATATCTGCATGTACACACACATGTATAAACATGGATGATGAGTCAACATATGCTCAGTTGAGAACACAAATATGGTATAAAGTTCAttttttcggaaataataaactTTTTTGCTTTATGCACTCAAAGATGCGCACAAAAAACATGATGCGTAAATGTGACAAAATTTGCCCAGCAGCAAAATAGATAGAAATATTGAAACTTTATAAGTTTACTGGCTGCTAACATAGTGATATCTGACAATTCGATTTGAACTATCCTAAACTTTATTTCTTGTACAAATAAAATGCTATTTCTTTACCAAACAGAGATTGATTTCTTGCATATTTTAAATTTTATGAGCAAATTTGATACCTTAAATGTATAACATCTGGGATATTGCATACCCTACACCTAAGACTGTAATTAAATTATTTACAGAAACTTTACTTCTATGACATGCAATTTTATAAATGCTATGATGACATTAGCTAAATTGCCAAGTACGGATAGATCTACTAAAAGGTAGCGCAAGCTATTCATGGTattgtcatgcatggtacgtagGGCATGGATGCAGACTGACCCAAGAGCTTGTTTGTGCCAATGTTCATCTGGTCGAGGTTATAGGTGAGATTGGCGTTGCTCTCGGCCTCTACCCGGGAAACGTCGATGAGTCCAACGACGGCAGCGAGTGAGGAGCGGATGTCGTGGCTGGCGCGGGCGAAGGCATTGCTCTTGTTCATGCTCTTGCGCTCCGCTTGCTGGAGCGCCTCCTTCTGCCTCACCAGGTCAGCCTCTAGAGCCGCCTCCCGCGCCCCGGCCCGCCACAGCGCCCGTGCCATAAGGATGCACACCAGCGTCGCGATCGCCACGACCGCGCACACGACGCTCACCATGGCCACCCCCATTCGCCGGACCTCGGCTGCCCCGCTCCAGTCGCTGACCACAAGACGAACTC belongs to Triticum urartu cultivar G1812 chromosome 7, Tu2.1, whole genome shotgun sequence and includes:
- the LOC125518828 gene encoding probable histidine kinase 2, with amino-acid sequence MAGEVGKWGSSFKRSWALIPLVAHGIIVVVVGLAYSFISSHINDDAVSAMDASLAHVAAGVQPLMEANRFAAVVAHSLQIPSNESSYFRYVGPYMVMALAMQPQLAEISYTSVDGAALTYYRGENGQPRAQGVRLVVSDWSGAAEVRRMGVAMVSVVCAVVAIATLVCILMARALWRAGAREAALEADLVRQKEALQQAERKSMNKSNAFARASHDIRSSLAAVVGLIDVSRVEAESNANLTYNLDQMNIGTNKLLDILNTILDMGKVESGKMQLEEVEFRMADVLEESMDLANVVGMSRGVEVIWDPCDFSVLRCTATMGDCKRIKQILDNLLGNAIKFTHDGHVMLRAWANRPIMRSSIISTPSRFTLRRRTGGIFRRLLGRKENRSEQNSRMSLQNDPNSVEFYFEVVDTGVGIPQEKRESVFENYVQVKEGHGGTGLGLGIVQSFVRLMGGEISIKDKEPGEAGTCFGFNIFLKVSEASEVEEDLEQGRTPPSVFREPACFKGGHCVLLAHGDETRRILYTWMESLGMKVWPVTRPEFLVPTLEKARSAAGASPLRSASTSSLHGVGSGDSNITTDRCFSSKEMVSHLRNSSGMAGSHGGHLHLFGLLVIVDVSGGRLDEVAPEAASLARIKQQAPCRIVCLTDLKTPSEDLRRFSEAASIDLNLRKPIHGSRLHKLLQVMRDLHANPFTQQQPQQLGTAMKELPAADETSAAEASEITPAAEASSEITPAAEASEITPAAPTPAPQGAANAGEGKPLEGMRMLLVDDTTLLQVVQKQILTNYGATVEVATDGAMAVAMFTKALESANGVSESHVDTVAMPYDVIFMDCQMPVMNGYDATRRIREEESRYGIRTPIIALTAHSAEEGLQESMEAGMDLHLTKPIPKPTIAQIVLDLCNQVNN
- the LOC125518827 gene encoding two-component response regulator ORR22-like, which translates into the protein MLLDAMMMEARKGMMERERERDQFPVGMRVLAVDDDPVCLKVLEVLLRRCQYHVTTTNQAATALRLLRENKDMFDLVISDVHMPDMDGFKLLELVGLEMDLPVIMLSVNGETKSVLKGITHGACDYLLKPVRIEELRNVWQHVVRRKFSNREPNSNLDLCKEISKPPSADSYHRLGQATCDSHRSCDQSNRAGKKRKEPHSEEEDEGEDNDDAAGSKRPRVVWSVELHRKFVAAVNQLGIDKAVPKRILELMNVEKLTRENVASHLQKYRLYLRRLSAVASQQASIAAAFGGRDPFLHMGAFEGLHSYHQPFAPSAALPSFNPHGLLSSAGAAAFGLQDLASPKANQCSSSNGAVSHCAGDTDKFHIVSLQDNQQADLSQGLTSSSLGQPQLQQKWIHQETNDLCSVFSGGALANTMSGTLQRVTSSSLPPEDLLECTTHIKVGAHPSIGIPTASSGLLERSVGVSADFRDSCISQRCALPISDGFSVDKLPLHIPFDRVGATKLDASFVAGEHEMDQKGIFSERMGVSVCPSESLIVASNAKCRASSSGSTILPLPHDTERHSKYLEFGAASNSRHRMDGMRQDHRLNNDGFSYDGGAIVPEQTDMYDLGVPKLQGGFNSSSCNFDGLLNSIIKVENDEVPFNENDLGCELFPLGACI